Proteins encoded by one window of Glycine soja cultivar W05 chromosome 15, ASM419377v2, whole genome shotgun sequence:
- the LOC114388083 gene encoding G-type lectin S-receptor-like serine/threonine-protein kinase At4g03230, protein MAGYTILAATNNFSIVNRMGEGGFGSVYRGKLAHGQEIAVKRLSKTSKQGISELMNEVGLVAKLQHRNLVSVLGGCTQGEERMLVYEYMANSSLDHFIFDPTQRKFLKWRKLYEIIMGISRGLLYLHPDSKLTIIHRDLKTSNILLDSELTPKISDFGLAHIFEGGHSTVTTKRIVGTVGYMSPEYAANGLLSLKYDVFSFGVIVLEILSGIRNNNFYHPDHDRNLLGQAWRLWKEGRTVEFMDVNLDLATIPSELLRCLQVGLLCVQKLPKDRPPTMSSVVFMLSNESITLAHPKKPEFTEQGLEFPGYNNNSMTITLLEARN, encoded by the exons ATGGCTGGCT ATACTATTCTGGCTGCTACAAACAATTTTTCTATTGTGAACAGGATGGGAGAAGGTGGTTTTGGCTCAGTATACAgg GGTAAATTGGCACATGGACAAGAAATAGCTGTGAAAAGGTTATCAAAAACCTCAAAGCAAGGAATCTCAGAGTTAATGAATGAAGTTGGATTGGTAGCCAAACTCCAACATCGTAATCTTGTGAGTGTTTTGGGAGGGTGCACTCAAGGAGAAGAAAGAATGTTGGTCTATGAATACATGGCAAATAGTAGCTTGGACCACTTCATTTTTG ATCCTACACAAAGAAAATTTTTGAAGTGGAGGAAACTATATGAAATTATTATGGGGATTTCTCGGGGACTGCTTTATCTCCATCCAGATTCAAAGTTAACCATCATTCACAGGGATCTAAAAACTAGTAACATTCTACTAGACAGCGAATTGACCCCcaaaatttctgattttggtCTTGCCCACATCTTTGAAGGAGGCCATTCTACAGTAACAACAAAAAGAATTGTTGGGACAGT TGGTTATATGTCCCCTGAGTATGCAGCAAATGGGCTTCTTTCCCTAAAGTATGATGTATTTAGCTTTGGAGTTATAGTGTTAGAGATATTAAGTGGCATCAGAAATAATAATTTCTACCATCCAGATCATGACCGTAATCTGTTGGGCCAG GCATGGAGATTATGGAAAGAAGGACGAACTGTGGAATTCATGGATGTTAATTTAGACCTTGCAACTATTCCATCAGAATTACTAAGGTGTCTGCAGGTTGGTCTCTTGTGTGTGCAAAAGTTACCTAAAGACAGGCCACCGACTATGTCGTCTGTGGTTTTCATGTTGAGCAATGAAAGTATTACACTTGCCCACCCAAAGAAGCCTGAATTCACTGAACAAGGGTTAGAGTTTCCAGGGTACAACAACAATTCTATGACTATTACTCTATTAGAAGCTCGAAATTAG
- the LOC114387997 gene encoding receptor-like serine/threonine-protein kinase SD1-8 isoform X1: MPGFLFFLFCFFFASSQHIAISFSTDTLSSTQILLTNQTLVSPSHIFALGFFPGTNSTWYLGAWYNNITDDKTVVWVANRDNPLENSSGFLTIGENGNIVLRNPSKKNPVWSSDATKANNPVLQLLDTGNLILREANITDPTKYLWQSFDYPTDTLLPGMKMGWNLDTGAEKHLTSWKNTGSDPSSGDYSFKIDTRGIPEIFLSDDQNIAYRSGPWNGERFSGVPEMQPDTDSITFDFSYDKHGVYYSFSIGNRSILSRLVVTSGGELKRLTWVPSSKTWTTFWYAPKDQCDGYRACGPYGLCDSNASPVCTCVGGFRPRNQQAWNLRDGSDGCERKTDLDCGSDKFLHVKNVKLPETTYVFANGSMNLRECQDLCLRDCSCTAYANIQITNGGSGCVTWSGELEDMRLYPAGGQHLYVRLAASDVDDIVGGSHKKNHTGEVVGITISAAVIILGLVVIFWKKRKLFSISNVKTAPRGSFRRSRDLLTSERMFSTNRENSGERNMDDIELPMFDFNTITMATDNFSEANKLGQGGFGIVYRGRLMEGQDIAVKRLSKNSVQGVEEFKNEVKLIVRLQHRNLVRLFGCCIEMDEKLLVYEYMENRSLDSILFDKAKKPILDWKRRFNIICGIARGLLYLHHDSRFRIIHRDLKASNILLDSEMNPKISDFGMARLFGTNQTEANTLRVVGTYGYMSPEYAMDGNFSVKSDVFSFGVLVLEIITGKKNRGFYYSNEDMNLLGNAWRQWRDGSTLELIDSSIGDSCSQSEVLRCIHVGLLCVQERAEDRPTMSSVLLMLSSESAIMPQPRNPGFSIGKNPVETDSSSSKKDQSWSVNQVTVTLLDAR, translated from the exons ATGCCAGGTTTCTTATTCTTcctcttttgcttcttctttgCATCATCACAACACATCGCAATTTCATTCTCCACAGACACCTTAAGCTCAACACAAATTCTTCTAACCAACCAAACCCTCGTATCACCAAGCCACATCTTCGCTCTGGGCTTCTTTCCGGGGACCAATTCCACATGGTACTTAGGCGCATGGTACAACAACATCACCGACGACAAAACCGTAGTATGGGTGGCCAATAGAGACAACCCTCTCGAGAATTCCAGTGGTTTTCTAACCATCGGAGAAAACGGAAACATCGTCCTCAGAAATCCATCAAAGAAGAACCCCGTTTGGTCCTCCGACGCAACCAAAGCCAACAACCCCGTGCTTCAGCTTTTGGACACAGGAAACCTAATTCTCAGAGAAGCAAACATAACCGACCCGACAAAGTATCTCTGGCAAAGCTTCGATTACCCAACAGACACACTCTTACCCGGCATGAAAATGGGGTGGAACCTAGACACTGGCGCGGAGAAACACTTAACATCGTGGAAAAACACAGGGAGCGACCCTTCAAGCGGAGATTACTCTTTCAAGATAGACACACGTGGAATACCAGAAATTTTCTTAAGTGATGATCAAAACATTGCATACAGAAGTGGCCCTTGGAATGGTGAGAGATTCAGTGGGGTGCCAGAGATGCAACCCGACACAGATTCTATaacgtttgatttttcttatgaTAAACATGGTGTGTACTATTCGTTCTCCATTGGGAACCGTTCGATTTTGTCGAGGCTGGTTGTGACTTCGGGTGGTGAACTTAAGCGTCTTACTTGGGTGCCAAGTAGCAAAACTTGGACCACGTTTTGGTACGCGCCTAAGGATCAGTGTGACGGCTACAGAGCGTGTGGTCCATATGGGTTGTGTGACTCCAACGCTTCGCCGGTTTGCACGTGCGTGGGAGGGTTCAGGCCGAGGAACCAGCAGGCGTGGAATTTGAGAGATGGGTCTGATGGGTGTGAGAGGAAGACGGATTTGGATTGTGGGAGTGACAAGTTTTTGCATGTCAAGAACGTGAAGCTGCCGGAGACAACCTATGTGTTTGCGAACGGGAGCATGAACCTAAGGGAGTGTCAGGATTTGTGCCTCAGGGATTGTTCTTGCACTGCTTATGCCAACATTCAGATCACAAACGGAGGAAGCGGATGCGTGACGTGGAGTGGTGAACTCGAAGATATGAGGCTGTATCCTGCGGGTGGACAACATCTCTATGTTAGATTAGCAGCTTCTGACGTAG ATGACATAGTAGGTGGCTCTCACAAGAAAAACCATACAGGTGAGGTTGTAGGAATTACAATTTCTGCAGCTGTAATAATTTTGGGATTGGTTGTCATTTTCTGGAAGAAGAGGAAACTGTTCAGTATATCAAATGTTAAGACAGCCCCTAGAG GTTCTTTCCGAAGAAGTCGGGATTTGCTAACGAGTGAGAGGATGTTTTCAACTAATAGAGAAAACTCAGGAGAAAGGAACATGGATGACATAGAGTTGCCAATGTTTGATTTTAATACCATAACAATGGCCACAGACAACTTCTCTGAAGCAAATAAACTTGGACAAGGAGGCTTTGGTATTGTTTACAGG GGCAGGTTGATGGAAGGCCAAGATATTGCTGTCAAGAGGTTATCAAAAAACTCCGTGCAAGGAGTTGAAGAATTTAAGAATGAGGTCAAGTTAATTGTCAGGCTTCAACATCGAAATCTTGTTCGGCTCTTTGGTTGCTGCATTGAGATGGATGAGAAGTTGCTAGTGTATGAGTACATGGAAAATAGAAGCCTTGATTCTATTTTGTTTG ACAAAGCCAAAAAACCCATATTGGATTGGAAAAGACGCTTCAACATTATATGTGGCATAGCTAGAGGGCTACTTTATCTGCACCATGATTCCAGATTTAGGATTATCCATAGGGATCTCAAGGCAAGCAACATTCTACTTGATAGTGAAATGAACCCAAAGATATCAGACTTTGGGATGGCTAGACTTTTTGGCACGAATCAGACAGAAGCAAACACATTGAGAGTTGTTGGAACATA TGGCTATATGTCCCCTGAATATGCTATGGATGGGAACTTCTCAGTGAAATCTGATGTTTTTAGCTTTGGAGTTCTAGTGCTGGAAATTATAACtgggaaaaaaaatagaggattCTATTACTCAAATGAAGATATGAATCTTCTAGGGAAT GCATGGAGGCAGTGGAGAGATGGCAGTACATTGGAACTCATTGATTCATCCATTGGCGATTCATGTTCACAATCTGAAGTTCTTAGATGCATACACGTTGGACTCTTGTGTGTCCAAGAACGTGCAGAAGATAGGCCAACAATGTCTTCAGTGTTATTGATGCTGAGTAGTGAATCCGCAATAATGCCACAACCCAGAAACCCTGGGTTTTCCATAGGGAAGAATCCTGTGGAGACCGATTCTTCTTCAAGCAAGAAAGATCAATCATGGAGTGTGAACCAAGTCACAGTCACATTACTAGATGCTAGGTAG
- the LOC114387997 gene encoding receptor-like serine/threonine-protein kinase SD1-8 isoform X2, which translates to MFSTNRENSGERNMDDIELPMFDFNTITMATDNFSEANKLGQGGFGIVYRGRLMEGQDIAVKRLSKNSVQGVEEFKNEVKLIVRLQHRNLVRLFGCCIEMDEKLLVYEYMENRSLDSILFDKAKKPILDWKRRFNIICGIARGLLYLHHDSRFRIIHRDLKASNILLDSEMNPKISDFGMARLFGTNQTEANTLRVVGTYGYMSPEYAMDGNFSVKSDVFSFGVLVLEIITGKKNRGFYYSNEDMNLLGNAWRQWRDGSTLELIDSSIGDSCSQSEVLRCIHVGLLCVQERAEDRPTMSSVLLMLSSESAIMPQPRNPGFSIGKNPVETDSSSSKKDQSWSVNQVTVTLLDAR; encoded by the exons ATGTTTTCAACTAATAGAGAAAACTCAGGAGAAAGGAACATGGATGACATAGAGTTGCCAATGTTTGATTTTAATACCATAACAATGGCCACAGACAACTTCTCTGAAGCAAATAAACTTGGACAAGGAGGCTTTGGTATTGTTTACAGG GGCAGGTTGATGGAAGGCCAAGATATTGCTGTCAAGAGGTTATCAAAAAACTCCGTGCAAGGAGTTGAAGAATTTAAGAATGAGGTCAAGTTAATTGTCAGGCTTCAACATCGAAATCTTGTTCGGCTCTTTGGTTGCTGCATTGAGATGGATGAGAAGTTGCTAGTGTATGAGTACATGGAAAATAGAAGCCTTGATTCTATTTTGTTTG ACAAAGCCAAAAAACCCATATTGGATTGGAAAAGACGCTTCAACATTATATGTGGCATAGCTAGAGGGCTACTTTATCTGCACCATGATTCCAGATTTAGGATTATCCATAGGGATCTCAAGGCAAGCAACATTCTACTTGATAGTGAAATGAACCCAAAGATATCAGACTTTGGGATGGCTAGACTTTTTGGCACGAATCAGACAGAAGCAAACACATTGAGAGTTGTTGGAACATA TGGCTATATGTCCCCTGAATATGCTATGGATGGGAACTTCTCAGTGAAATCTGATGTTTTTAGCTTTGGAGTTCTAGTGCTGGAAATTATAACtgggaaaaaaaatagaggattCTATTACTCAAATGAAGATATGAATCTTCTAGGGAAT GCATGGAGGCAGTGGAGAGATGGCAGTACATTGGAACTCATTGATTCATCCATTGGCGATTCATGTTCACAATCTGAAGTTCTTAGATGCATACACGTTGGACTCTTGTGTGTCCAAGAACGTGCAGAAGATAGGCCAACAATGTCTTCAGTGTTATTGATGCTGAGTAGTGAATCCGCAATAATGCCACAACCCAGAAACCCTGGGTTTTCCATAGGGAAGAATCCTGTGGAGACCGATTCTTCTTCAAGCAAGAAAGATCAATCATGGAGTGTGAACCAAGTCACAGTCACATTACTAGATGCTAGGTAG
- the LOC114388326 gene encoding G-type lectin S-receptor-like serine/threonine-protein kinase B120 yields the protein MAAATIIYFYFFLFSFVSFHHLLFSFAASSKTRITQGVTIRDKEHETLVSEELNFAMGFFSSDNSSSRYVGIWYDNIPGPEVIWVANRDKPINGTGGAITISNDGNLVVLDGAMNHVWSSNVSNINSNNKNSSASLHDDGNLVLTCEKKVVWQSFENPTDTYMPGMKVPVGGLSTSHVFTSWKSATDPSKGNYTMGVDPEGLPQIVVWEGEKRRWRSGYWDGRMFQGLSIAASYLYGFTLNGDGKGGRYFIYNPLNGTDKVRFQIGWDGYEREFRWNEDEKSWSEIQKGPFHECDVYNKCGSFAACDLLTLSPSSDLVPVCTCIRGFEPKHRDQWEKGNWSGGCTRMTPLKAQRINVTSSGTQVSVGEDGFLDRRSMKLPDFARVVGTNDCERECLSNGSCTAYANVGLGCMVWHGDLVDIQHLESGGNTLHIRLAHSDLDDVKKNRIVIISTIGAGLICLGIFVWLVWRFKGKLKVLPTVSSVSCCKSSDALPVFDANKSREMSAEFSGSADLSLEGNQLSGPEFPVFNFSCISIATNNFSEENKLGQGGFGPVYKGKLPGGEQIAVKRLSRRSGQGLEEFKNEMMLIAKLQHRNLVRLMGCSIQGEEKLLAYEYMPNKSLDCFLFDPVKQKQLAWRRRVEIIEGIARGLLYLHRDSRLRIIHRDLKASNILLDENMNPKISDFGLARIFGGNQNEANTNRVVGTYGYMAPEYAMEGLFSVKSDVYSFGVLLLEILSGRRNTSFRHSDDSSLIGYAWHLWNEHKAMELLDPCIRDSSPRNKALRCIHIGMLCVQDSAAHRPNMSAVVLWLESEATTLPIPTQPLITSMRRTEDREFYMDGLDVSNDLTVTMVVGR from the exons ATGGCAGCGGCGACGATAatctacttttatttttttctcttctccttcGTCTCTTTCCAccatttattgttttctttcgcAGCTAGTTCTAAGACCAGGATCACGCAGGGCGTCACGATCAGGGACAAAGAGCATGAAACATTGGTGTCAGAAGAGCTCAACTTTGCGATGGGTTTCTTCAGTTCCGACAACTCCTCTTCCCGCTACGTTGGAATTTGGTACGACAACATTCCCGGACCAGAAGTTATATGGGTCGCAAACCGCGACAAACCGATCAACGGCACCGGAGGAGCCATCACTATTTCCAATGACGGCAACCTCGTAGTCCTCGACGGAGCCATGAACCATGTTTGGTCCTCAAACGTTTCCAATATtaacagcaacaacaaaaacTCCTCAGCATCGCTTCATGACGATGGCAACCTCGTTCTCACATGCGAAAAGAAAGTGGTTTGGCAAAGCTTCGAGAATCCAACGGATACATACATGCCCGGTATGAAGGTGCCAGTGGGTGGATTGAGCACTAGCCATGTCTTCACTTCATGGAAATCAGCCACGGATCCTTCAAAGGGAAACTACACTATGGGGGTGGATCCTGAAGGGTTACCTCAGATAGTGGTTTGGGAAGGGGAAAAAAGAAGGTGGAGAAGTGGGTATTGGGATGGTAGAATGTTTCAAGGGTTGTCCATCGCAGCAAGTTATCTTTACGGTTTCACGCTTAATGGGGACGGTAAAGGTGGTAGGTATTTCATATATAACCCGTTAAACGGCACGGATAAGGTGAGGTTTCAAATAGGGTGGGATGGATACGAGAGAGAGTTCAGGTGGAATGAGGATGAGAAGAGTTGGAGTGAGATTCAAAAAGGGCCTTTTCACGAGTGTGATGTTTATAACAAGTGTGGGAGTTTCGCGGCGTGTGATTTGTTAACGTTGTCCCCTTCTTCGGATTTAGTACCTGTTTGTACTTGCATACGAGGTTTTGAACCGAAGCATAGGGATCAGTGGGAAAAGGGGAACTGGTCGGGTGGGTGTACGAGGATGACTCCGCTCAAGGCTCAGAGGATTAATGTTACTTCTTCTGGGACTCAGGTTAGTGTTGGAGAGGATGGGTTCTTGGATCGTAGGTCTATGAAGTTGCCCGATTTCGCACGTGTGGTTGGCACGAATGATTGTGAGAGAGAGTGTTTGAGCAATGGTTCTTGTACGGCGTATGCCAATGTTGGATTAGGGTGCATGGTGTGGCATGGGGACTTGGTTGATATTCAACATTTGGAAAGTGGAGGGAACACATTGCACATACGCCTCGCTCATTCTGATTTAG ATGATGTTAAAAAGAACAGGATTGTGATAATATCAACGATTGGGGCGGGGTTAATCTGTCTAGGAATCTTTGTATGGCTGGTCTGGAGATTCAAGGGAAAACTTAAAG TTCTGCCTACAGTTTCCTCAGTTTCTTGTTGCAAGAGTAGTGATGCACTACCAGTTTTTGATGCAAACAAGAGCAGAGAAATGTCAGCAGAATTTTCAGGATCAGCTGACCTTAGTTTGGAGGGGAACCAATTAAGTGGACCAGAATTTCCAGTTTTCAATTTTAGCTGCATTTCAATAGCCACAAACAATTTCTCTGAAGAAAATAAGCTTGGGCAAGGGGGCTTTGGCCCTGTCTACAAG GGAAAGCTTCCAGGCGGAGAACAAATAGCTGTTAAGAGGCTCTCAAGACGGTCTGGCCAAGGTTTAGAGGAGTTCAAGAATGAAATGATGCTGATAGCCAAATTACAACACAGAAATTTAGTTAGATTAATGGGTTGCTCTATTCAAGGGGAGGAGAAGTTGCTGGCATATGAATACATGCCAAACAAAAGCTTGGATTGCTTTTTATTTG ATCCtgtcaaacaaaaacaactaGCTTGGAGAAGACGTGTTGAAATCATTGAAGGCATTGCAAGAGGATTACTTTATTTGCACCGGGATTCAAGACTTAGAATAATACATCGAGATTTAAAAGCGAGTAACATTTTGTTGGATGAAAACATGAACCCAAAAATATCAGACTTTGGCTTGGCCAGGATATTTGGTGGGAACCAGAATGAAGCCAATACAAACAGAGTAGTTGGTACATA TGGTTATATGGCCCCTGAATATGCAATGGAAGGTCTGTTTTCAGTAAAATCTGATGTATATAGTTTTGGTGTATTACTACTAGAGATTTTGAGTGGCCGCAGAAACACTAGCTTTCGTCACTCAGATGACTCAAGCCTCATAGGATAT GCATGGCATCTTTGGAATGAACACAAAGCAATGGAGCTTCTTGATCCTTGCATTCGTGATTCTAGTCCTAGAAACAAGGCTTTGAGATGCATACACATAGGGATGCTATGTGTGCAAGATTCAGCAGCTCATAGGCCAAACATGTCTGCTGTGGTGTTGTGGCTGGAAAGTGAAGCAACAACTCTTCCCATACCTACGCAACCTTTGATTACTTCAATGAGGAGAACTGAGGACAGAGAATTTTACATGGATGGCCTTGATGTTTCAAATGATTTGACAGTCACAATGGTGGTAGGGAGATAG
- the LOC114388084 gene encoding G-type lectin S-receptor-like serine/threonine-protein kinase At1g11300 → MGFSTHMLPVFLILSNYYINFVTALDTIIVSLLMKDPETVTSNDGTFKPGFFSPGKMSNRYVGICYLRGFERRNREELNRQNRTSGCVRREATAVGYMSPEYAMEGLFSEKSDVFSFGVLLLEIISGRENSSFRNHELLLSLLGYAWQLWNEEEIVSLIDPEIFNPDNVNHILRCIHIGLLCVQELAKETPTMATVVSMLNSEVVNFPPPRQPSFI, encoded by the exons ATGGGATTCAGTACGCACATGTTACCTGTTTTTCTCATTCTGTCAAACTATTACATAAATTTTGTCACTGCCTTAGACACCATTATAGTGTCTCTATTAATGAAAGACCCTGAAACTGTGACCTCTAATGATGGTACATTCAAGCCAGGATTCTTCAGCCCCGGAAAGATGTCAAATCGCTATGTAGGAATCTG CTATCTGAGAGGTTTCGAGCGGAGAAACCGTGAGGAATTGAATAGGCAAAACCGGACAAGTGGATGTGTGAGAAGGGAAGCAACAGCAGT TGGTTACATGTCCCCTGAATATGCAATGGAAGGGCTGTTTTCAGAGAAATCAGATGTCTTTAGCTTTGGAGTTTTGCTGTTGGAGATAATTAGTGGTAGAGAAAACTCAAGTTTTCGTAATCACGAGCTGTTATTGAGCCTCTTAGGATAC gCATGGCAACTATGGAATGAAGAGGAGATTGTATCTCTGATTGATCCAGAAATATTCAATCCAGATAATGTCAATCACATATTGAGATGCATACACATCGGACTTCTATGTGTGCAAGAATTAGCAAAGGAGACGCCTACTATGGCTACTGTGGTTTCAATGCTTAATAGTGAGGTTGTGAATTTTCCTCCTCCACGACAACCCTCGTTCATCTAA
- the LOC114387306 gene encoding uncharacterized protein At1g08160-like: MAHPPSQSNSTAANKPKRSNLLHYIAMFIVALIILVGIAVIIIWLVLKPKRLEYSVENAAIHNFNLTDANHLYANFDFTIRSYNPNSRISIYYDTVEVSVRYEDQTLATNAVQPFFQSHKNVTRLHVALTAQSVALYESVPKDLRLERSSGDIELDVWVRARIRFKVGAWKSRHRVLRIFCSPVLVHFSKGKSFERAPCEVEL; this comes from the coding sequence ATGGCTCATCCTCCCTCACAATCGAACTCTACAGCAGCCAATAAGCCAAAACGTTCCAACCTTCTCCATTACATTGCCATGTTTATAGTAGCCTTGATCATCCTTGTAGGCATAGCTGTGATAATAATTTGGCTAGTTTTGAAGCCAAAAAGGTTGGAGTACAGTGTGGAGAATGCTGCAATCCACAACTTCAACTTAACGGATGCAAATCACCTCTATGCCAACTTTGATTTCACCATAAGATCCTACAATCCCAACTCTAGAATCTCCATATACTATGACACTGTGGAGGTGTCAGTGCGTTATGAGGACCAAACTCTAGCCACCAATGCTGTTCAGCCATTCTTCCAGTCACATAAGAATGTGACCAGGCTGCACGTGGCCCTCACGGCGCAATCCGTGGCCCTGTATGAGTCTGTGCCTAAGGACCTTAGGCTTGAGAGATCCTCTGGGGATATTGAGTTGGATGTGTGGGTGAGGGCAAGGATAAGGTTCAAGGTTGGTGCGTGGAAGTCAAGGCATCGTGTTTTGAGGATTTTTTGTTCTCCTGTGTTGGTGCACTTTTCTAAAGGAAAGAGTTTCGAAAGGGCACCTTGTGAAGTAGAACTCTAA